A section of the Bombus huntii isolate Logan2020A chromosome 5, iyBomHunt1.1, whole genome shotgun sequence genome encodes:
- the LOC126865438 gene encoding oxidized low-density lipoprotein receptor 1, with the protein MKHKMSLSLFLLIILQLCLGIEISGDMYSISALNSSNVSIIRPPELWSEILENWIVSDSKLTRMSKVMKLGDKSLTITSKISTPNKREVSETDLYLLGAIEKLVYRVDFLESRLRRAEELLYYVISGNINKKEPCPTNYTKIGQNCYHFSNRDFDWKSSASLCRGMGGHLLEFDTEDEKRDVLAGLQTNSKLKGKTFWTGGLNPGLLWIWASSAKPVYQNTKQTVPGDGRCLKLSYNTTSRLYSYQSDDCGARHRYACKLSKDDESANKIEKTARMLMNE; encoded by the exons ATGAAGCATAAAATGTCTCTTAGTCTATTTCTTCTCATAATTTTACAACTATGCCTCGGTATAGAAATTTCAG GCGATATGTACTCGATATCTGCTCTAAATTCATCTAATGTTTCGATAATCAGACCACCAGAACTGTGGAGCGAGATTCTAGAAAATTGGATTGTTTCTGATTCGAAATTAACGAGGATGTCGAAGGTGATGAAACTAGGAGATAAGAGCCTAACTATAACGAGTAAAATATCGACGCCAAATAAACGAGAAGTCTCTGAAACCGACCTCTATCTACTCG GTGCGATAGAGAAGCTCGTCTATAGAGTGGATTTTCTAGAAAGTCGTCTCAGAAGAGCGGAAGAACTCCTGTATTATGTGATTTCCGGAAACATCAATAAAAAAG AGCCCTGCCCTACTAATTATACCAAAATTGGTCAAAACTGCTATCACTTTAGTAATCGTGATTTTGACTGGAAGTCATCAGCTAGTCTCTGCCGAGGAATGGGCGGCCATTTATTGGAATTCGACACGGAAGACGAAAAGCGCGATGTGTTAGCAGGCTTGCAAAcaaattctaaattaaaaGGGAAAACCTTTTGGACAGGGGGATTGAATCCAGGTCTTCTTTGGATTTGGGCTAGTAGTGCAAAACCAGTTTACCAAAATACTAAACAAACTGTCCCTGGTGATGGCAG GTGTTTAAAATTGTCTTACAATACAACGTCCAGATTATACTCTTATCAAAGTGATGATTGCGGCGCTAGACACAGATACGCTTGCAAATTATCAAAAGACGACGAATCAGcaaacaaaattgaaaaaactGCAAGGATGTTAATGAACGAATAG